The Raphanus sativus cultivar WK10039 chromosome 6, ASM80110v3, whole genome shotgun sequence sequence CTGTTTGCTGCGTTTGCTATCTTATCACGAACCCCTTGGTTACGAACGGCTTTGTTCTCGTGCGCAAACGAGCCACCTAATATCATCAAAGAAGACCTGGTCGGACTCGAGCCCATTCTGTCTGACAACACAGACATTGCCCATTCAAGTAGCACCACCAGAACCGAACGAAGGAGCCGGATTCTTAGATTCGGCGATGGTACAATGGCTGCATTGGATAATAAACGGTCATAAGCGTTGAGCACAGGTTCAGCTGCGCCTTTGCAGGCGGCTAGTAGAGCTCGAGCTATGTCTTCATCCCCAACAATTTCATTCCTCTCTGCTCTCtcctgtaaataaaaaattatcagtAACTTATAATTCAAATTCAGCTCATAACCTTAATGAAAAAGAATCAAACAAGGTAACGAGTAGGAGGAGCTTACAAGTGCAGCTTTCTCGAGGTGAAGGCACAAAACATCGAGCGGTAAAACAACTCCATCGCCAGGATATATATGAGAACCGACTCTCTTGAGAACTGAACATGCTTCAGCTATTCCGCCTTGTGAAAGAGCTTGCTCCATGAGTCTAGACCATGTTTCCCTTATGATGCTTGAATCAGCATCACCAGAATAGTTGGCAAAGTAGAGCATTTCCAGACAGATCTGCATATGTGAGAGAAACCCAGTAAACCAAACAttcaatatataattagttCAAGAAAATCAGTTAATCAGAAACGAGAATATCTATCAAATTTTAGGAAGTACCTCCCAGAGCTCAAATGGGACAGCATATTCATTATACAACTGCGTTATGTTTTTAAGTTCCAAAGAGAGCTCCAAGGCCTTTTCATTTGCTAAGCTGGAATCGTCAATAGAATCACCATCAAGTACTGGTTCATTCTGGTAAGAGTCCTGCATGGCAACAGAGGACTCGAAACTGGAAGCAATAGATTCAAGTTTGTCTCTGATCTTTATTTGGAACTGGAGAACTGCGAGTTTTCCTTCAAGCAGATCAAGCAACCCACTGTCAGAAGCACCGTGAGCAGAACCTACTAAACCATCACTATTACTTGCATTCTTGGCCTGTAAAACTGCGTGGCTTAGGTATTGTCGCCTAAGTTCACAAAGCCAGCAAACCATTAGAGATTGAAAAGGAAGAGAGCGCAAAAGAATCAAAGGTAATTTGTGACTTGGTGAAAATTTCAAGACAGATTGCTAACCTTTGTTCAAGAGTAGGACTGTCCCCTGAAATAATTGCGTGTCGTTCTGCAAGCCTTAAGAACACATGAGCAGCAAGCACATGCTGTCTTTTCGACACATAGTATTTCGCAAGCAAATCAAAGTATTTTGCTTGACTTGATGAAATCTGTGTCCCTGAGTGAACCAGCGGAGATGATTCAGACGAAACGGCACCGACCTATGGCACAAGGAGAAATGAATAATTCCTCGAAAGCTAAACCTGATTTGTTTTCGTTTTGCAGTTGGAAGCAGACTAAGTTCCTAGTTTTCGGCTAATGGTACCATACAGAAATCCTGACAGCACAAGATTGAAAATAGTTTAAAGGACTAACCTCTGATGAAGAATGACTACCAGCATTCTTGAGAAAAGGTACCAAATCTGGACCTCCATACTCTAGCAGCTCGTTTTCAAGACCCAGTTCTATCATGGCCGTGTATAGGTACTCCCTGAATGCTCTGTCAGTTGATTGCACACCAAGATGAACGATTTGAGATATATATTGTCTACGTAAAGCCTCCTCTAGCATGGAACCAACTAGAGATCGCAAGGCATTGGCGATAATTTCGTAGCATTGTTTCCGCTGGGCAAGAGCATGCTCCCTAATAGAAGTATCAATCTGGTCATTGAAAGCGTCGCCGTCAGGATCAAGGGCTTGGGCCTTCTGCAAAGGCAAGCAGACAACAGCTTCATAGAACCTGTAGAAAATTATTCAGAAGAGTATAAAGGATTCAACTTCTTTTTGACTGTCATTAAGAATAAAAAGCTAACCAACGAATTGTGTAGAGAATGAAAAAACTAACCTCAATTCTTCAAAACGTTTGCAGACAGTTCTGAGATCTGCAGATCCAGGGACTTTACTCAAGAAACTGAACGCCTCTCTAGCAACATTCTCTTTCTCCTCAGTATCTAAAGCTAACGCAGCTCTTTCAAGGCGTTCAACAGCTAAAAAGAATTTGTAATCAGACTCCTTGAAGTAACTTGGGCAACCTTCACGTAGTCTCCCACTTATATCATCAACTGTTCCCCTGCCATCTAAGCCAGTATAATACTGGGGCACAAATCGTAGCAGATTAAAGTTAAGACATTCAAAACAGTTAGTAAGAGGACACTTGATGTATTGTTACAAACTGAGGTACCTCCATCACGGCAGATATGAGTCTTGTTGCAATTTGGTCACCCTCTTCAGAACACACTAGCTGATGGAACGTCAACTGGACCAAAGCTTGCTTTAAGTTTGCGTCAAGCCCCTGGACTAATCTGGCAACATGATGTTGAGAAAGAAGTTGGAGTAGGAAAAGGGCTTCCGCAGATCTGAGAAGCAACTGCCTAATACACTCCATCGCCCTCACCTGCAGGAGGGAAAGACTAATTAATCACTTCCTAAACGGACCACCTGAAGAGAGAAAGTGTCAAATTTTACCTCCGTGGCAGCCAATTCAGCAGGACTATATGGCAAGCGTTGTCTTTTATTTGCTGACTCTCCTCCATTAGAATATGCTCCAAACAAGTTCCTAACCATATTCCTTTCAGTAGCTCCCAACTCTGAGCCAGTACCATACAAAATAGAGCCAGTTACACCTCCTAACCCCGCAACATATCCATAAAGCCCCCTTCTCTGGTTCCTTCTAGATCTTAAGAATCTCTCCAACGATCGAATCTTGCTTTCCAGCACATGCATAGCACTAGTAGAAAGACGACAAATCACCAGTCCATCCGCAGACATGGCATCAGAACTGACTTTTTTAGTCATTACAGAAAGCTCCCATATGGGAAAAAGTAGTCTTGAAGTACAAAGGCAGAGCCCATCGTGAGCGCCTGAGAATATTGGCTCGGCTTCTTGAACAACTTGGCCCATGCTGAAACCTCCAGTTGCTGTTCTAGTGTTTGACAACCCACTACTGGCATCAAATTGTGGCATTCCTACGAGTCTAGGATCCTCAAAAGCCTCAGCTGCTTTATCGGCAACAATGTTACTAattaaatcttcaaaatttaTTATCCGGGCAGCCAACATCAAGCACATCGCAGCGGCTTCACCTGCTCCAAAGCGAGTGAAAAAATCTTCCAAAAGGGACCTTGGAGAGTTGGATTCTAGAAGTCTTCTCAATATATCAACAGGTCTATTAAAGATCAGTTCCATCATACCCATGGTGGTAAAAACGACTATCTTTCTTCTTGGCAAAATATGCTGGGTTGAAAGATCACCTCTGGCCCAGAGTTTTCCACACGCCTTTTCATAAGACTCTCCCGAGACTTCAACTCCACAGTATTCAAGTTCTGAATATAAAGATTGAACCGTCGCAACAGTATCGGGAGAGGGGGGCACATCTGCTACAAAAAGCATACGGCCTTCAATGGGCAGAGAGGACACAACTTCGCGTAATGCCCGAGAACTCCTTGAACTTGACCCTGAAGTGCCGCCGACCTGAGATCGAACACTTGAATCTCTGCTAACGACCAtaagagaagacatagcaggtGGAGATGAATCTGAAAGGACAAGGGTTCCAACAGAATAATACGCTGTTTCAACCTTCATGGAGAGATCCTCAGTCTGAGTTCTACCAGCAAGAGATGCAGCTCCAGAACCAAGCCCAACACCAGCCCCCAATGGAGGAGATGGCCTAGTGGAAATGACTTTTAAACAGTTTGGAGACTGGCGGTGGTTGCTGAACCCGCTGAAACTACTTCCACTTGACGAGGTGGAGAGATACATCCTCCTACCATCTGATAAGGAAGCAACAAGGTGCAACCACTTGGACTCTAGCATGGACAATGGTGAAATGCTGACTATGGTTGGCTTGTTAGATCGACCTGCCGCTGTTGACTGTCGATTTCCTTGGCTCACATCCTTCTGGTTTAACATATTCCTTTCTTCTGCAACCATTTTGAGAGGGCCTTCCCCGTTCGGCCCAAAAACATACGCTTGAAGTTTCATCTCTTCAGTGCGGGCATATAAGATTTGCCTTTCATTATCAACAACCATCTCTACAACAGGATCTACAGCTCCAAACTTAAATACATTTGGCACAACCCACCTATAATTGAAGATAAAATGTTTTAAGAAGGATCAGAAAGGACAATGAGTTCTAGATGCTAAACGGATTGCTAGAAGCTTGCTTTTGTCCCACATTCCAGAATCAGATatcaagaagagaaagaaggtTTAAAAAGGAAGAGAATAAGAGTACCTCGAGATCATACTACCAACACCAGCAGTAAGGCAGACTTTACGACAACGTTTATTCCAGCCCGAGCCAGTAGTATATAGAAGCTCATATATGTGCCCATCACGTCCAGCCATGAAAATGCGCCCTTTACTAGTACATGTAACGCATGTCATTGCTACTCCATCGGATGATATTGTATAGTCAGGAAGAGGCTGTACTGAAATTTCAGCGTATGGATCTCTACCATCAGGTCCTTGAGTGCAGCAAACTCCAACAAGCACCAACTGATGAAGAAGCacagaaaaaaattatagacaaaaaaaaacaaaaaaactaaagaacGAAAACTGAATAGCTTCACCTCAGCAGGAGTAGCCAACACCAAAAGATACTGAATAGCTTCAACAAAAACACCAGGTCTACATTTGGTTAAACCAACCGCGCAAATAGCCTGGTCCTCCCCGGTATACTCAGGACATTGCCCATCCCTAATTGACAAAAGCAACATCTCAAGCTCTGAACTTCCCCtgtaactaaaaaaaaaaaggcaactTTTACCTTGAATCGAAACgccagagaaagagagagttatcAACGGAGGCCCAAGCCCGTCGAATCTCTGGAAAGATGCCACATAAAGCCGTGCCTTCACCGCCTGCTGTATTATACCTCTCAATAAGCACAGAAGGCAACTCCCAAGTATCACCCACCTCGATCAACGGTGGCCACTGcagccaaaaaaaaataaaaaaggagaaACCTTTTCGATTGTAATTGCTCAAATTCAACTAAGCAAATGTATATATGAAGCTAAACCTCTCTGGGATGAGTAGAGTAAGGATGACTAGCGTATCTGGAAGCTTCGAGAGCTTCTTCTAGATCGAGCTGAGATGCGGCTTCTCGGCCAATGCGGTCACCGATGCAGAGTCCCGCGTTCGTCACGTCCCTCATAacaatctcctcctcctcttgcgACGACATCTTTCTAATCGGAGGTAATGAAACAGATAAACCCTAGTGGGGGTTCCTGGGAGCGAGAAAACCAAAACCCTAGATCGATTTTTTTAGCTCCCTCGCGAGACAAAATAGATGAGCAGGAACAAGAGAAAGGTTCGAACTTTTTGCTTCAAGTATCGGAGTGAAGAAGCCCGACTTCCTCCGGAGAAGGAGCCGCcgcaacgaaaaaaaaaaaaaaaaagagagagagagaaggggtTTCTCTTTCTCCTCGgtgaaaaaagtaaaacaaactcGTCTTTCCTTTTCCCCCGGCTAGTTTCTTGGGTCGAactttttgttgtttcatgtatCGACtcaatttcttcttttttttcctttttgaaagCTAACTTAATCAGCTTACAAATCACGTGAAATACCCGAACTAtgtaaaatttctttttattactatcaatttttaaatatctagcttgcttttttattatgttatgacaaaaaaactaattataacaatgctattatttttaaaggaaataaGGCTGAATAGCCACAAAACAATTCATAATTAACTATATAACCAAAAAGAAATATCTccattatttatgaaatatatattatattacccTTTGTTTACCGGTTAATgaaagagaaaatatattttcttcttctttttctttgattatCATCTACCACCATTCTTCTTTTATCTCCACCGCTTTATCCTCTGCCACTCTCATCACCAACTCTACTCtgtgttttgtatttattttgtctTTAGTCAATACATTTTTCTATAATCAATATctcattttttcataattattatcATCTCATTCATATTCACATTCATCATTGAACTACCATCGACATAGCCATACTACCAACCCAGATCCATAATCTCTATTACATATGTCGTTTCTGCTTCTGAAATCTATAGATCGTGATGGCATTACGGTTAAGTCGCCCTCATTTGTCATGTAAGTTTTCGGTTGTACTATGCTATTTGAATAACAT is a genomic window containing:
- the LOC108812122 gene encoding nuclear pore complex protein NUP155 produces the protein MSSQEEEEIVMRDVTNAGLCIGDRIGREAASQLDLEEALEASRYASHPYSTHPREWPPLIEVGDTWELPSVLIERYNTAGGEGTALCGIFPEIRRAWASVDNSLFLWRFDSRDGQCPEYTGEDQAICAVGLTKCRPGVFVEAIQYLLVLATPAELVLVGVCCTQGPDGRDPYAEISVQPLPDYTISSDGVAMTCVTCTSKGRIFMAGRDGHIYELLYTTGSGWNKRCRKVCLTAGVGSMISRWVVPNVFKFGAVDPVVEMVVDNERQILYARTEEMKLQAYVFGPNGEGPLKMVAEERNMLNQKDVSQGNRQSTAAGRSNKPTIVSISPLSMLESKWLHLVASLSDGRRMYLSTSSSGSSFSGFSNHRQSPNCLKVISTRPSPPLGAGVGLGSGAASLAGRTQTEDLSMKVETAYYSVGTLVLSDSSPPAMSSLMVVSRDSSVRSQVGGTSGSSSRSSRALREVVSSLPIEGRMLFVADVPPSPDTVATVQSLYSELEYCGVEVSGESYEKACGKLWARGDLSTQHILPRRKIVVFTTMGMMELIFNRPVDILRRLLESNSPRSLLEDFFTRFGAGEAAAMCLMLAARIINFEDLISNIVADKAAEAFEDPRLVGMPQFDASSGLSNTRTATGGFSMGQVVQEAEPIFSGAHDGLCLCTSRLLFPIWELSVMTKKVSSDAMSADGLVICRLSTSAMHVLESKIRSLERFLRSRRNQRRGLYGYVAGLGGVTGSILYGTGSELGATERNMVRNLFGAYSNGGESANKRQRLPYSPAELAATEVRAMECIRQLLLRSAEALFLLQLLSQHHVARLVQGLDANLKQALVQLTFHQLVCSEEGDQIATRLISAVMEYYTGLDGRGTVDDISGRLREGCPSYFKESDYKFFLAVERLERAALALDTEEKENVAREAFSFLSKVPGSADLRTVCKRFEELRFYEAVVCLPLQKAQALDPDGDAFNDQIDTSIREHALAQRKQCYEIIANALRSLVGSMLEEALRRQYISQIVHLGVQSTDRAFREYLYTAMIELGLENELLEYGGPDLVPFLKNAGSHSSSEVGAVSSESSPLVHSGTQISSSQAKYFDLLAKYYVSKRQHVLAAHVFLRLAERHAIISGDSPTLEQRRQYLSHAVLQAKNASNSDGLVGSAHGASDSGLLDLLEGKLAVLQFQIKIRDKLESIASSFESSVAMQDSYQNEPVLDGDSIDDSSLANEKALELSLELKNITQLYNEYAVPFELWEICLEMLYFANYSGDADSSIIRETWSRLMEQALSQGGIAEACSVLKRVGSHIYPGDGVVLPLDVLCLHLEKAALERAERNEIVGDEDIARALLAACKGAAEPVLNAYDRLLSNAAIVPSPNLRIRLLRSVLVVLLEWAMSVLSDRMGSSPTRSSLMILGGSFAHENKAVRNQGVRDKIANAANRYMTEVRRLTLPPTKTESVYAGFKELDESLITPFSF